From the genome of Solanum lycopersicum chromosome 7, SLM_r2.1:
ATGGATGATGATTTACCTTGGATCTTCACATTTTATTCAATATTGAAAAGTTCTGGTTTTGGGTGTTTTATTACATGATTTGTAATTTGTGGTCTGAGATTTCCTTGTTATCTTgaaaagggttttttttttctcctttgtcTATTTACATTTGGTATCaggaaaatgaaattattaCAGTTTTTTAGCAGAAGTTTTTCTGGTTCTTGGATCCATGTTCATAAAGATTTGTTTTTTCAAAGGAATAAAACTGAACTTTTAAAGGAAGATGAGGACTTTCTAATCAATGGGGTTTCCATTTCTTGTTTGAGATGTGTAACATAGCTCCAATTTTCATTTCTTGATGCTTTTCTTGGAGGACTGTGTTCCATTTATAATTGTCTTACTGCTGTGGGTTGTTTAACTTTTCCTCATAATTGACTTATAGATTCTTGTTTCTATGCAGGTCCAGTTCAGTCAGCTGTTCCAGAAGTTGTTGCTAGTAGAAATCTCTAAGTTTCAGCCTAGGTAAAAACTCCTTTTTTCAGAAATTCTGTTCTGGATGGCCTCTTTTTGTTTGGATCATCTTGACCTTAATATTGCATAAGTAGAAGCAATTACTAGTCTTGTTGTCTCCTTATGCCTCTATTTTCTTACTATCCTGTTGTTGTTACTGCATATGTCTACATAAATGTTGTGTTTTTTGCTTTTGTTGAGTCGAGACTCGAGGGTTTATCGGAAACAGTCTCTCTACCTGCCAAGGTAGGGGTAAGTCTgggtacactctaccctcccctGAGCAGGCTGTTTATTCCAATCTGCTTGGAATATCTGGTTAGCAATTTTGTGAAGTTATTTTAGCTAAATGAGTGTATGTAACTTGGTTGTGAGATGTATTTTGACAGACTGTTTTGCTAAAAGAATATGAAGCTTGTGGTGTTGCTGTTCTTGTTTGAGAAACTATACTCATTGGTCAGTTTATAGTTTTGCCTGAAATTCTATATGACTAATGGTTGATGTTTCGTTTTATGACTAGATTCCAATCCAGTATGGGACTCTCACAGTATCCAACTCCAGCAGATGCAGGAGTGCTCTGTGTTATTCTAGTGAACACAGCCATATCCATCTCCATTGTCAAGGAGATGGTCCGATCGATCCTTCATGTGATTGGCATCCACATTGCATCATGGGACGATTATTCCATCGAAGGCTCCTTGGACTCGTTTGAATGTCGCAGAAGCCCATCAGAGTCATATATGGAGGAATTCAGAAGCCATACCCCTGCAATTCGTTATGATTCCATCTGTATCTCTAACCACGCTGAGAAAGAGTGCTCAGTCTGCCTGACGGATTTTGAGCCTGACGCAGAGATAAACCATCTCTCATGTGGCCATGTTTTCCACAAGCATTGTTTAGAGAAGTGGCTCAAGTACTGGAATGTAACTTGTCCACTTTGCAGGAATTACATGATGTCTCAAGAAGGCGAAGAAGATACTTGTCCTATGTGAGGTTAGAAGTTTATCGAGGCTATAGCACTACTATACATCTTGAGTACAGCTTAGTAGTGTACATGCAATGGTTGATCTTTGACATTGGGTAGTTTCGTATTTGTAATGCTTGGCGTCCTCTCAGAGTGACGGGTCTCTTTACTGCGACCAAGAATTCATACATTCGCGTACATAATATATGGAAAATTTTGCTATGATGTTTTCCATCATGAATGGTTTTTTTCTGCTTGCTTAGTTCTGAGAGGTTATTTTCAGTGTCCGGGAAGCTATGTTGTTTGGATTGTTTGACCCATCCAATATAAAAAGGCACTACTTtgacaacattttttgggtggggATGGAGGGGTTAGGCAAAAGCATGTGCAATGATTGAaccaataaataatataatgtacAACCAAGCATTCTTCCATGACTTCACAACTAATCAGAGACAGAAAACTTTAGTCGTTTAATTACACAGATAGGTAAGAATTACCCTAGATATGAAACATTAGTTTTGAGTCATTTTTCAGCAGCCAGTTCAGAGAGTTTCGAGCCGACGGACTTGCTATTTCGAGTCAGGCTAGCACTCCTGTGGTACCTGCATCTGAAAGAACCCGCGTGTGTGGTTGGTGAGCACAAGCAGTTATACTTTGCGCTCTTTGGTTGGCCTGAAGGTGAGGATGGCATTGAAGATGCCATATGCTTAATGCCCTCCAAGACACTGCTCGGCACAATCAACTTCTTCTTAGGTCCTCCATTCTCAATTGTATCTTCACTCACACTGGATTGTTTAGCCATCTCTTGACTGGACTCTGCAAAACAGAGAACAATAATCTTTTGTAGGATCCTTGTAAAGTCGTAAGACCATGTATAGGGGCTAAAACCCGCCTAGAGCCAGATAGATGTCCAGGAGAgggtattatttgtcatgaGTCACCAAAGGTGCATATAAGTTGCCCGAGCATCAATCAGCCTTTAAGGGACAAAGACGAGGAAAAGAAAGAACTAGAAAATTTATGAAGAATATTAATTTCCATTgctttttaatttctcttttcaCTTATCCAAATGAAATTggtcttctttttcttccttgaatCCAAATGAAAACGCATAATCGTATGTCTacattatgtatcttatttcCCACCATATGTCTAACATTATGTTACCATGATCAAAATTAAGATccaattttttccattattaaaGATTCAAAATAAAAGGCATTTACATTAcagagtaaaaaaataataataacataacatTTAATACCTGAAAATCTGGTTTGCaatgaaataagaaatatgCGAAAAAGGAGGGAACCTTTTAGCTACGGCAATGGGTATAGACCTCTTCCCTTATCAATTCCCTTTTTTTAGGCAATTTCGTATTTCTAATGATTCAGTCTTACCTGATGATTAGCGAAGATTCCAATTTAGATAGCTTGAAGATCTGATTACGGACCGGAAGCGAAAATGCATCAAGGAGAAAGAAGAAGGATTCTAAGAAGAATTCcttccaaaagaaaaaacaattccTCTCCAGGAATAATTCTTAGTTTCTCCTCTCATGTTTATGCTTTGGCTTTTCCTGAGGCTCTTGTCATTTCTGTTTTTCACACcactatttttacttttttactttttattatgatattacTAAAATATATTGGCAGACCAAAAAAATGCATGGATTGAGATAATCCTAAGAAAAATGAAGTCTTATTATCTTGTATAAACATGTTTTGGGCCATCTTgataatatccaaaaaaaaacaagtcaCCTAGATTCCCACAATCTTGGGTACAAGTGAAATCTCACACAGACCTAACCACTACCGCGTGAAGGTAGAGATGTTTTTCCAAAGGACCCTCGTCTCAACTGCAACGATAAAAAAGAAGCTTATGTCCTTAGGTGTTTTCCTTTCTATATTTGGAAGAGAAGATGGGAACTCACAGTGGTTATGGGGAGTTGTAAAGACAGGAATAAGCTCTCAGATATCTTAAAATTTAGCTGTAAATTGCAAAATCATAGCAAATGCTGGCAATACAATCTCACAAATTCAATAAGAAAGCTGACTCTATAAGTAGAAGGATGAATAATAGTAGCAGTAGTTGAAACTTGAAACCTTCTGTTCCCTTCAGTTTTGGATCATCTTCAAAGAATTTCAGAATGACCCAAGTCTAGCTACTTACTTGGAAGCAAAGATTTGCGGGAACTGAAAATACATGATTCAGTTATCAATTTACCTATTTCCGATGACACTGGAAAAGCATGAATCTATCTTCAACAAGCCAACGAGTAGCAGTATGTAATAAAGGATGCATCGAGTTATTCC
Proteins encoded in this window:
- the LOC101266432 gene encoding probable E3 ubiquitin-protein ligase XERICO isoform X1, whose product is MQFLMVQFSQLFQKLLLVEISKFQPRFQSSMGLSQYPTPADAGVLCVILVNTAISISIVKEMVRSILHVIGIHIASWDDYSIEGSLDSFECRRSPSESYMEEFRSHTPAIRYDSICISNHAEKECSVCLTDFEPDAEINHLSCGHVFHKHCLEKWLKYWNVTCPLCRNYMMSQEGEEDTCPM
- the LOC101266432 gene encoding probable E3 ubiquitin-protein ligase XERICO isoform X2, which encodes MGLSQYPTPADAGVLCVILVNTAISISIVKEMVRSILHVIGIHIASWDDYSIEGSLDSFECRRSPSESYMEEFRSHTPAIRYDSICISNHAEKECSVCLTDFEPDAEINHLSCGHVFHKHCLEKWLKYWNVTCPLCRNYMMSQEGEEDTCPM